The following proteins are encoded in a genomic region of Dokdonia donghaensis DSW-1:
- a CDS encoding MFS transporter, whose amino-acid sequence MKPAPHILPSIVFAQFCGTSLWFSGNAVMPGLISDFYLNQNAVAHLTTAVQLGFIVGTLLFAIFAIADRFSPSRVFLVCATTGALFNLAMIWQGNTLSTLLLLRFLTGFFLAGIYPVGMKIAADYFDKGLGRSLGYLVGALVLGTAFPHLLGDVLSSISWQTVMIITSCTAVFGGVLLQLLVPDGPYRKAGSALSFKQLKDIFKDPNFNKAALGYIGHMWELYSFWTLVPAILIIYLKQHPETSLSVSLYSFIIIGAGSIACVAGGYLSQKIGVQKMAKLFLLLSSMCCLIAPLLLSTAYYPVVIVFLVFWGMVVIADSPLFSTLVAQRAAPSVKGTALTMVNCIGFAITIISIQTLVLLQTFIPLMYVLPLLAIGPIFGLLAMRSR is encoded by the coding sequence TTGAAGCCTGCACCACACATCTTACCTTCCATTGTTTTTGCACAGTTTTGTGGTACGTCGTTATGGTTTTCTGGTAATGCGGTGATGCCTGGGCTTATAAGTGATTTTTATCTTAATCAAAATGCTGTAGCACATCTTACAACTGCTGTACAACTAGGGTTTATAGTAGGCACGCTTCTATTTGCCATTTTTGCCATTGCAGACAGATTCTCTCCTTCTAGAGTATTTCTAGTTTGTGCGACCACTGGCGCTTTGTTTAACCTTGCTATGATTTGGCAGGGTAACACGCTCTCTACACTGCTCTTATTACGATTTCTCACCGGTTTTTTTCTAGCCGGAATATATCCTGTAGGGATGAAAATAGCAGCAGATTATTTTGATAAAGGACTAGGTCGCTCGCTAGGCTATCTGGTAGGTGCTCTTGTGCTAGGCACCGCTTTTCCTCACCTGCTGGGTGATGTGCTATCTAGCATCTCTTGGCAAACCGTGATGATTATTACCTCTTGTACCGCAGTATTTGGCGGGGTTTTATTACAATTACTAGTGCCAGACGGACCGTACAGAAAGGCTGGAAGCGCCTTAAGCTTTAAACAGCTAAAAGATATATTTAAAGATCCTAATTTTAATAAGGCCGCACTAGGATATATAGGTCATATGTGGGAATTATACAGCTTCTGGACGCTGGTTCCTGCCATTCTAATAATCTATCTAAAACAACATCCAGAAACGAGCTTATCTGTAAGCTTGTATTCATTTATTATTATAGGTGCCGGCTCCATTGCTTGTGTAGCTGGTGGATATCTATCACAAAAAATAGGAGTTCAAAAAATGGCAAAACTCTTTTTACTCTTGTCTAGTATGTGCTGCCTTATAGCGCCGTTGTTATTAAGCACAGCATATTACCCAGTTGTCATTGTGTTTCTCGTTTTTTGGGGTATGGTCGTCATTGCAGACTCACCACTTTTTTCTACACTAGTAGCCCAGCGAGCAGCTCCATCTGTAAAAGGTACCGCTTTAACAATGGTAAATTGTATAGGGTTTGCGATTACCATCATAAGTATACAGACACTTGTATTATTACAGACCTTTATACCACTTATGTATGTCTTACCACTTCTCGCTATAGGTCCCATTTTTGGACTTCTAGCTATGAGAAGTAGATAA
- a CDS encoding FG-GAP-like repeat-containing protein, translating to MIKKRITLLLMLVTAMNLLAQDVYELADVSQADFENFTISSLEFADVDNDSDVDLLIMGRNVDFINVANLYINDGEGNYSLDQGSNIEGLSSGDLSFGDIDNDNDLDLIVTGRNTNMTRRTELYLNDGSGVFTVQSQVQFESVAGSKVELGDLNNDGLLDVVLIGFTGAQAETNVYLNAGNATFTEVSTIFEDVFLGDIAIFDADNDTDNDVLITGGGNSNNRVSELYFNNGDGTFIESSNSLTGSISSSVAVADIDSDNDFDIIISGLSLVNGLQEPSTTLYINNGMGEYTASTQSFINVGRGNVVFEDIDNDQDLDIFISGVDEDDAIIYSFYLNDGLGVYAPFVDSNILAVREGSLDFADVNGDGTQDIAITGRSSENIESSRLYINQEMLGVVNVESNALSVYPNPSNGRFTIDIDKPLSKIEIFDVSGRLMLRDNEVNDKFFNVNLASGIYLIKAMTVNGEQYASKIIVE from the coding sequence ATGATCAAAAAACGAATTACTTTACTATTAATGCTTGTAACTGCTATGAATTTACTTGCACAAGATGTCTATGAGCTAGCAGATGTGTCACAGGCAGATTTTGAAAACTTTACCATTTCATCCTTAGAATTTGCAGATGTTGATAATGACTCAGACGTAGACTTACTCATAATGGGTAGAAATGTAGACTTTATAAACGTCGCAAATCTCTATATTAATGATGGAGAAGGAAATTACTCCTTAGACCAGGGGTCAAATATAGAAGGGCTGTCATCTGGCGACCTATCTTTTGGTGATATTGATAATGACAATGATCTAGATTTAATTGTTACGGGAAGAAATACAAATATGACAAGAAGAACAGAGTTATATCTCAATGATGGGAGTGGAGTTTTTACTGTTCAAAGTCAAGTACAATTTGAATCTGTCGCAGGTTCTAAAGTTGAGTTAGGAGATTTAAATAACGATGGTCTTTTAGATGTTGTATTAATAGGTTTTACTGGTGCACAAGCTGAGACTAATGTTTATTTAAATGCAGGAAACGCCACATTTACAGAAGTCTCAACTATTTTTGAAGATGTTTTTTTAGGGGATATTGCCATTTTTGATGCAGATAATGATACAGATAATGACGTACTCATAACAGGAGGCGGTAATAGTAATAATAGAGTGTCTGAGTTATATTTTAATAACGGGGATGGCACTTTTATTGAGTCTTCAAATTCTCTAACAGGATCTATATCCTCTTCTGTGGCAGTAGCAGACATTGATAGTGATAATGACTTTGATATTATCATATCTGGTTTATCATTAGTAAACGGCTTACAGGAGCCATCTACTACCTTATATATAAATAATGGGATGGGTGAATATACTGCCTCTACTCAATCATTTATAAATGTAGGTAGAGGAAACGTTGTTTTTGAAGATATTGATAACGATCAAGATCTAGATATCTTTATATCTGGAGTTGACGAAGATGATGCAATTATTTATAGTTTTTACCTTAATGATGGTCTAGGGGTTTATGCGCCGTTTGTAGATTCTAATATACTAGCAGTAAGAGAGGGTTCTTTAGATTTTGCAGACGTAAATGGTGACGGAACACAGGATATAGCAATCACGGGGAGATCAAGTGAAAATATAGAAAGCTCAAGGCTTTATATAAACCAAGAAATGCTAGGAGTCGTTAATGTAGAAAGTAATGCGCTATCTGTTTATCCAAACCCAAGCAATGGGCGATTTACTATTGATATAGACAAACCTTTAAGTAAAATCGAAATCTTTGACGTTTCTGGAAGGCTTATGCTTCGAGATAATGAAGTCAATGATAAATTTTTTAATGTAAATCTAGCCTCTGGCATCTATCTTATAAAGGCTATGACGGTAAATGGTGAGCAGTATGCTTCAAAAATTATTGTAGAGTAG
- a CDS encoding DUF3127 domain-containing protein, whose protein sequence is MEVQGKVKMIGETQTFGSNGFRKREIVVTTEEQYPQHIMVEFVQDKTDLLNNYSVGQNVKISINLRGREWVNPQGETKYFNSIQGWRIENLAAANAGGGQPLPPMPPADSFEPATNLNSDDHDDLPF, encoded by the coding sequence ATGGAAGTACAAGGAAAAGTAAAAATGATAGGTGAGACTCAAACTTTTGGGAGTAATGGGTTTAGAAAGAGAGAGATTGTTGTCACAACAGAAGAGCAGTATCCACAGCACATAATGGTGGAGTTTGTACAAGATAAAACAGACTTACTTAATAATTATTCTGTAGGTCAAAATGTAAAAATAAGCATTAACCTAAGAGGTCGTGAGTGGGTAAACCCACAGGGAGAAACAAAATATTTTAACTCAATACAAGGGTGGCGCATAGAGAATCTTGCAGCAGCAAATGCTGGTGGAGGACAACCATTACCTCCTATGCCTCCTGCAGACTCTTTTGAACCTGCAACAAATCTTAATAGCGACGACCACGACGATTTACCTTTCTAA
- a CDS encoding DNA helicase PriA, which translates to MEENPIHKTELKKACINCGAELKYKPGTTSITCEYCGHKEEISLATSKFEELELYPYLESMGDQKNSEEISMLHCKNCGANQHVEENYKSLHCVYCSMPLILEDARKEDWILPGAVLPFQIDQKKSFQIFKKWVNGLWWAPNKLKKASLDPQFTKGLYLPYWTFDAQLAANYTGQRGEYYYETQTYRDSDGNRKSRQVRKTRWYPASGHVSGFVDDTLIKASKQRAGRVPSKIARWDLKKLQPFNSGFLSGFVTEKYTIPLKDGHTKSRETAKQIATSWAAGDIGGDTQRVTSIDMKLAEETFKHILLPVYVSSYRYNGKEYNFFVNGETGALSGKRPYSFWKIFFAVLAALIIIGVIVVFAQGAG; encoded by the coding sequence ATGGAAGAAAACCCCATACATAAAACCGAACTCAAAAAGGCCTGTATAAATTGCGGTGCAGAGCTCAAGTACAAGCCGGGTACTACTTCCATCACTTGTGAGTATTGCGGTCATAAAGAAGAGATCTCACTAGCTACCAGCAAGTTTGAAGAGTTAGAGCTGTATCCATACCTGGAAAGTATGGGTGATCAAAAAAACAGCGAAGAGATCTCTATGCTACATTGTAAAAACTGTGGAGCAAACCAGCACGTAGAAGAAAACTATAAATCCCTACACTGCGTGTATTGCAGTATGCCACTCATACTTGAAGATGCCCGCAAGGAAGACTGGATATTACCAGGAGCTGTATTGCCATTTCAGATAGATCAAAAAAAGTCTTTTCAAATTTTTAAAAAATGGGTAAACGGTCTCTGGTGGGCGCCTAATAAACTTAAGAAAGCCTCACTAGACCCTCAGTTTACAAAGGGGCTGTACTTGCCCTACTGGACCTTTGATGCACAGCTTGCTGCAAACTATACTGGGCAGCGAGGTGAGTATTACTACGAGACGCAAACCTATCGCGATAGTGATGGTAATAGAAAGAGTAGGCAAGTGCGTAAAACAAGATGGTATCCCGCCTCGGGTCACGTGTCTGGCTTTGTAGATGACACGCTCATAAAGGCATCAAAACAACGTGCCGGTAGAGTACCCTCTAAAATTGCACGCTGGGATCTTAAAAAGCTACAGCCCTTCAACAGCGGATTCTTATCTGGTTTTGTGACAGAAAAGTATACCATCCCTCTCAAAGATGGTCATACCAAGTCACGTGAGACGGCAAAGCAAATCGCCACAAGCTGGGCCGCTGGAGATATAGGGGGCGACACGCAGCGCGTAACCTCTATAGATATGAAGCTGGCAGAGGAGACCTTTAAGCACATCTTATTACCCGTTTATGTGAGTTCTTACCGTTACAATGGCAAGGAGTATAACTTTTTTGTAAACGGTGAGACGGGCGCGCTTTCTGGTAAAAGACCGTATTCGTTCTGGAAAATATTTTTTGCCGTACTTGCTGCACTTATCATTATAGGTGTGATTGTGGTTTTTGCTCAGGGAGCGGGATAA
- the aat gene encoding leucyl/phenylalanyl-tRNA--protein transferase, producing MFSNEPWFPDHHLADEEGLLMVGGDLTPDWLLLAYRSGIFPWYNEGQPILWWTPDPRMVVAPQDVHVSKSMRRLLRDNPFTVTYNQNFLEVILACKRIKRDGQQGTWITNDVVEAYLRLHQLGYAISVEVWYEDKLVGGLYGIDLQDKGVFCGESMFATVSNASKVGFITLSRKLTKNNYKLIDCQMYTDHLASLGAAEIPRETFLEYLK from the coding sequence ATGTTTTCTAATGAACCTTGGTTTCCAGACCACCATCTGGCAGACGAAGAGGGGCTCCTTATGGTAGGTGGTGATCTTACCCCAGACTGGTTATTACTTGCCTATAGATCTGGTATTTTTCCTTGGTATAATGAGGGACAACCCATCTTGTGGTGGACACCAGACCCTAGAATGGTAGTGGCTCCTCAAGATGTACACGTATCAAAATCTATGCGCAGACTACTGCGAGATAACCCTTTTACAGTTACTTATAATCAAAATTTTCTAGAAGTTATACTCGCCTGTAAACGCATTAAAAGAGATGGACAGCAAGGCACTTGGATTACAAATGACGTCGTAGAAGCTTACCTAAGACTTCACCAGCTAGGCTATGCTATCTCTGTAGAAGTATGGTATGAAGACAAGCTAGTAGGAGGCCTTTATGGAATAGACTTGCAAGACAAAGGTGTATTTTGTGGTGAGAGTATGTTTGCCACCGTGAGTAATGCTAGCAAGGTGGGATTTATAACGCTTTCGCGAAAGCTTACTAAAAACAATTACAAGCTCATAGACTGCCAGATGTACACAGACCACCTCGCAAGCCTAGGCGCCGCCGAAATACCTAGAGAAACCTTTTTAGAATATCTAAAGTAG
- a CDS encoding flavin reductase family protein, producing MLTIDPKDIPVSQLFGHLTGAVGPRPIAFASTVDKDGNVNLAPFSFFNVFGANPPILVYSPSRSGRDNTTKNTLDNVLEVAECTVNMVNYAMVQQMSLASTAYAKGVNEFVKAGLTELASEKVTPPRVAESPVQFECKVIEVKALGDQGGAGNLVICEILKMHIDKIILTDAGAIDPLKIDQVSRMGANWYSRAKEGLFEVPKPVLRTGIGVDQIPENIRLSDILTGNDLGMLGNVEQLPTQAQIDTFIASDAHIKELVKTGDDLVIHKKAQELLAQKNVNNAWKILLAKR from the coding sequence ATGCTTACTATAGATCCAAAAGATATTCCTGTTTCTCAGTTATTTGGTCACCTTACAGGTGCCGTGGGGCCACGTCCCATAGCATTTGCAAGTACTGTAGATAAGGATGGTAATGTAAATCTGGCTCCTTTTAGTTTTTTTAATGTCTTTGGCGCAAATCCTCCCATACTTGTGTACTCACCCTCTCGTAGTGGGAGAGATAATACCACAAAAAACACGCTAGATAACGTGCTAGAGGTTGCAGAGTGTACGGTAAATATGGTAAACTATGCAATGGTACAGCAAATGTCGCTCGCAAGTACAGCTTATGCAAAGGGCGTAAATGAATTTGTAAAAGCTGGCCTTACAGAGCTTGCCTCAGAAAAGGTAACACCTCCTCGAGTGGCAGAATCTCCAGTGCAGTTTGAGTGTAAAGTAATCGAGGTAAAAGCGCTGGGTGATCAAGGTGGCGCGGGTAACCTCGTAATATGTGAGATTCTTAAAATGCATATAGATAAAATCATTCTTACAGACGCTGGTGCCATAGACCCACTTAAAATAGATCAAGTATCACGTATGGGCGCAAACTGGTATAGCCGTGCAAAAGAAGGGCTTTTTGAAGTGCCTAAACCCGTTTTAAGAACAGGAATAGGCGTAGATCAAATTCCAGAAAACATACGCCTGAGCGATATACTTACTGGTAATGACCTCGGGATGCTGGGTAATGTAGAGCAACTCCCTACCCAGGCACAAATAGACACATTTATAGCAAGTGATGCACATATAAAGGAACTAGTAAAAACAGGCGACGACCTTGTGATACACAAAAAAGCGCAAGAATTATTGGCTCAAAAAAATGTGAATAACGCGTGGAAGATTCTACTCGCAAAACGTTAG
- a CDS encoding OmpA family protein, translating to MSKKSGYLLGMLLTIVICMILAWIFCCGAGASAASTTDKQETTVDDQNAVAAPAAATSMGFNLRGTDGNFAFTSNDNFNFKNSDFAILTPVATDVNSGIAKLKGYFDAEGNANQRVNVTGYYDSDEVNNSAYENLGLARATAVKNYFVDQGISSSRINTYGELREELVPDGDIYKGPVSYNLYAQAAEDEAKAQEDLANMAEAIKADPLVIYFDYSEASVNLNAQQRKKLGDITRYLDKVEGSSITVEGHTDSQGSMATNDRLGLERAEFGKQYLQNNGIAGAKIKTVTKGERSPIATNDTEEGRAQNRRAVITIN from the coding sequence ATGAGTAAGAAATCAGGATACCTACTTGGTATGCTACTTACGATTGTCATTTGTATGATTCTGGCTTGGATTTTTTGTTGTGGAGCCGGAGCAAGCGCTGCTTCTACTACAGATAAGCAAGAAACAACAGTAGATGATCAAAACGCAGTAGCTGCTCCCGCGGCTGCCACCTCAATGGGCTTCAATCTGAGAGGTACAGACGGAAACTTTGCTTTTACAAGCAATGATAATTTTAACTTCAAAAATTCAGACTTTGCTATTCTTACACCTGTAGCTACAGATGTAAACAGTGGTATTGCAAAGCTTAAGGGCTATTTTGATGCAGAAGGTAATGCAAACCAACGTGTTAATGTTACTGGATATTATGACAGCGACGAGGTAAATAACTCTGCTTACGAAAACCTAGGTCTTGCACGTGCCACTGCTGTAAAAAATTACTTTGTAGATCAAGGTATCTCTTCAAGTCGCATTAACACCTATGGTGAGCTACGCGAAGAATTAGTTCCAGATGGCGACATCTATAAAGGACCTGTTTCATACAATCTCTACGCACAAGCCGCCGAAGATGAGGCCAAAGCGCAAGAAGATCTTGCAAATATGGCCGAAGCTATTAAGGCAGACCCGCTAGTAATTTATTTTGACTACTCAGAGGCCTCTGTAAACCTCAACGCGCAACAGCGTAAAAAACTAGGAGACATCACCCGTTACCTAGATAAGGTAGAAGGATCTAGCATTACGGTAGAAGGACACACAGACAGTCAAGGTAGTATGGCTACAAATGATAGACTGGGACTTGAGCGTGCAGAATTTGGCAAGCAATACCTTCAAAACAATGGGATTGCAGGTGCAAAAATCAAAACTGTTACAAAGGGAGAACGTAGCCCTATTGCAACAAATGATACAGAAGAAGGCCGCGCACAAAACAGACGCGCCGTAATAACTATAAACTAA
- a CDS encoding SPFH domain-containing protein has product MDIFSKIKEKLSNEFIDIVEWLDYTDDTIAHRFERYQNEIKNGAKLIVREGQTAVFVNEGQLADVFTPGTYDLTTQNLPILSTLKGWKYGFNSPFKAEVYFVNTHLFTDEKWGTKNPITLSDDRFGLVEIRAFGTYAFKIADAGKFIVDIVGTDNNFTNFEINEHLKSLIATRFTDTVGEANLPIELYAANTSELSETCKEVMHPEFMSVGISLEKFYIENVSMPEDLKKEIFEYSRIDKLDLDKLTKFKTAKAIEAAAANEGGTAGAGMGMGMGFVLAQQMGGMMSPQMGGQQQAQPQMNQGGMMPPPIPAAVQYFYAVNGAQQGPVSFEQLKALFANRTINKESLIWKQGMTGWAALQEVEELKSFLGGNTPPPLPV; this is encoded by the coding sequence ATGGATATTTTTAGCAAGATTAAGGAGAAGCTCAGCAACGAGTTTATAGATATTGTAGAATGGTTAGACTACACAGATGACACGATTGCTCACCGTTTTGAACGTTATCAAAACGAGATTAAAAATGGCGCAAAACTCATTGTACGTGAAGGTCAGACAGCCGTTTTTGTAAACGAGGGACAACTTGCAGATGTTTTTACGCCAGGAACCTATGATCTTACAACGCAAAACTTACCCATTCTTTCTACACTTAAAGGGTGGAAATATGGTTTTAACTCTCCCTTTAAAGCAGAAGTTTACTTTGTAAATACACACTTATTTACAGATGAGAAGTGGGGAACTAAAAATCCCATAACATTAAGCGATGACCGTTTTGGACTAGTTGAGATTCGCGCTTTTGGAACTTATGCCTTTAAAATTGCAGATGCTGGGAAGTTTATTGTAGACATCGTAGGGACAGATAACAACTTTACAAATTTTGAAATCAACGAGCATCTCAAAAGTCTTATTGCTACAAGATTTACAGATACGGTAGGAGAAGCAAATCTCCCTATAGAGCTCTATGCGGCAAATACATCAGAGCTATCAGAAACTTGTAAAGAGGTAATGCACCCTGAGTTTATGTCTGTAGGTATCTCACTTGAGAAGTTTTACATCGAGAATGTATCGATGCCAGAAGACCTCAAGAAAGAAATCTTTGAGTACAGCCGTATCGATAAGCTTGACCTAGATAAGCTTACTAAGTTCAAAACTGCCAAAGCGATAGAAGCTGCCGCTGCAAATGAAGGCGGTACAGCAGGTGCAGGAATGGGTATGGGAATGGGCTTTGTACTCGCACAACAAATGGGAGGAATGATGTCTCCACAAATGGGAGGACAACAACAAGCACAACCACAAATGAATCAAGGCGGAATGATGCCGCCACCTATACCAGCCGCTGTACAATATTTTTATGCTGTAAACGGTGCACAACAAGGCCCCGTCTCTTTTGAACAACTAAAAGCGCTATTTGCAAACCGTACAATAAACAAAGAGAGCCTTATCTGGAAGCAAGGTATGACTGGATGGGCCGCGTTGCAAGAGGTAGAGGAGCTTAAGTCATTTTTAGGAGGTAACACACCGCCGCCACTGCCGGTTTAA
- a CDS encoding OsmC family protein, with protein sequence MKFTRSASAHWEGSGKEGKGTISTESTVLDKAQYAFGTRFEDGVGTNPEELIGAAHSGCYTMQLSFLLNEEDYVADALDTSADVTFEDGEITKIHLTTKGKVPNISTEEFAKIASKAKEVCPLSKLMKAEITLDATLE encoded by the coding sequence ATGAAATTTACAAGAAGCGCAAGCGCACACTGGGAAGGAAGCGGAAAAGAAGGAAAAGGAACAATCTCTACCGAAAGTACCGTGCTAGATAAAGCACAATATGCCTTTGGGACTCGATTTGAAGATGGAGTGGGTACAAATCCAGAGGAACTTATAGGAGCAGCACATTCTGGATGTTATACAATGCAACTTAGTTTTTTACTCAATGAAGAAGACTACGTAGCAGATGCTCTAGATACGAGTGCAGACGTAACTTTTGAAGATGGGGAGATTACAAAAATTCACCTCACCACAAAAGGGAAGGTTCCAAATATCTCAACTGAAGAGTTTGCGAAAATAGCATCTAAAGCAAAAGAAGTGTGCCCACTATCTAAGCTTATGAAAGCCGAGATTACTCTAGATGCCACACTAGAGTAA
- a CDS encoding thioredoxin family protein — protein METMQKTTAQLIQESLTKAISYQDYRVLTETHALEGTNTGPEVTEALHNYTMLNHKRMKRLDKTIKLSEDAQNVIKQYHNKTTWLVLTESWCGDAAQTMPVMQKFADLNPNIDFKVILRDENLELMDRFLYNGGRSIPRLIAFDNETQEVLGDWGPRPSQATKMVNDYKDAHGKLTPEFKQDLQVWYNKDKGQNTVEDLLHLLK, from the coding sequence ATGGAAACTATGCAAAAAACAACAGCACAATTAATACAAGAAAGTCTAACTAAGGCAATCTCATATCAAGATTATAGAGTACTTACAGAAACTCACGCCCTAGAAGGCACAAATACAGGTCCAGAAGTCACAGAGGCATTGCACAACTATACAATGCTCAATCACAAACGTATGAAGCGACTAGATAAGACTATAAAATTGTCTGAAGACGCTCAAAACGTAATAAAGCAATATCACAATAAAACAACGTGGCTTGTACTTACAGAAAGCTGGTGTGGTGACGCAGCACAAACAATGCCCGTAATGCAAAAGTTTGCAGACCTCAACCCTAACATTGATTTTAAGGTCATTCTAAGGGATGAAAATCTCGAGCTTATGGATCGTTTTTTATACAATGGGGGTCGTTCTATCCCAAGACTTATTGCCTTTGATAATGAAACTCAAGAAGTACTTGGAGACTGGGGACCACGTCCATCTCAAGCTACAAAAATGGTAAATGATTATAAAGACGCTCACGGTAAACTCACACCAGAATTTAAACAAGATTTACAAGTGTGGTATAATAAAGACAAAGGACAAAACACTGTAGAAGATTTACTTCATCTATTAAAGTAG
- a CDS encoding DNA-3-methyladenine glycosylase I yields MEKHRCGWCVGDDLYEAYHDNEWGTPLRDDDLLFEFLVLETFQAGLSWITILKKRENFRVAFDNFDYKRIAAYKEDKIQSLLQDAGIIRNKLKVRGTVTNARLFMEIQEEYGSFSKYLWDYVDNTPIQNRWNDYKECPANTPLSDKISKDLKKRGFKFVGSTIIYAFMQAIGMVNDHEVNCFRYEMVQEQ; encoded by the coding sequence ATGGAAAAACATAGATGTGGCTGGTGTGTGGGTGATGACTTATATGAGGCTTACCACGATAACGAGTGGGGGACTCCACTCAGAGATGACGATCTACTCTTTGAGTTTTTGGTTCTTGAGACTTTTCAAGCGGGATTGAGCTGGATTACAATTTTAAAAAAGAGAGAAAACTTTAGAGTTGCCTTTGATAATTTTGATTACAAGCGCATTGCCGCTTATAAGGAAGATAAAATACAATCGCTCTTGCAAGATGCTGGTATTATAAGAAACAAGCTTAAAGTACGTGGTACGGTTACAAATGCAAGGTTGTTTATGGAGATCCAAGAGGAATACGGGAGTTTTTCAAAATACCTATGGGATTATGTAGATAACACACCCATACAAAATCGTTGGAATGACTATAAGGAATGCCCTGCAAATACACCTCTAAGTGATAAAATATCTAAAGATCTAAAAAAGCGAGGCTTCAAGTTTGTGGGAAGTACCATTATCTATGCCTTTATGCAGGCCATAGGGATGGTAAATGATCACGAGGTAAACTGTTTTAGGTATGAAATGGTACAGGAGCAATAA